The following coding sequences are from one Deltaproteobacteria bacterium HGW-Deltaproteobacteria-4 window:
- the recO gene encoding DNA repair protein RecO, with amino-acid sequence MGSPQRHRCRDGTPRHAAGGALPPMNLHASDAIILHHRDYGESDRIVTFLTPEDGICKGFARNARASRKRFGPALESFAQVRLHYSAPKGGEFLSLRDAELIDLRVGLRSDLQRLALAAYGCELVEALGGGHGHPEIFALLAAYLDHLSSAGATPEARLLLEVRLLFHSGYAPHLLHCAACFGPLPYTFSFSAEMGGSLCPACAPPGLIPVSLGTIGTLSRLARTPIEAFSGFHFGERTLNEGGKILRDALNQHLTRPLKSLTFLEEMQA; translated from the coding sequence ATGGGAAGTCCTCAACGCCATCGATGCCGAGATGGCACGCCGCGGCACGCGGCAGGGGGAGCGCTGCCGCCGATGAACCTGCACGCCAGCGACGCCATCATCCTTCACCATCGCGACTACGGCGAGAGTGACCGCATCGTCACCTTCCTCACCCCGGAGGACGGAATCTGCAAAGGTTTCGCCCGCAACGCCCGCGCCAGTCGCAAACGCTTCGGCCCGGCCCTTGAATCCTTCGCCCAGGTCCGTCTCCATTACAGCGCCCCCAAGGGGGGAGAATTTCTCAGCCTGCGCGACGCCGAACTGATCGACCTGCGCGTCGGCCTGCGCAGCGATCTGCAACGCCTCGCCCTCGCCGCTTACGGCTGCGAACTGGTCGAAGCCCTCGGCGGCGGCCACGGCCACCCCGAGATCTTTGCCCTCCTCGCCGCCTATCTCGACCACCTTTCCAGCGCCGGCGCCACGCCGGAAGCGCGCCTGCTCCTCGAAGTCCGTCTCCTCTTCCACTCCGGTTACGCTCCCCACCTCCTCCACTGCGCCGCCTGCTTCGGCCCCCTCCCCTACACCTTCTCATTCAGTGCTGAAATGGGTGGCAGCCTCTGCCCGGCCTGCGCCCCGCCGGGGCTGATCCCCGTCTCTCTCGGCACCATCGGCACCCTCTCCCGCCTCGCCCGCACCCCGATCGAAGCTTTTAGCGGCTTCCATTTTGGTGAACGGACCTTGAACGAAGGAGGAAAGATTCTCCGTGATGCGCTAAACCAGCATTTGACCAGGCCGCTGAAGTCACTAACCTTTTTGGAAGAGATGCAGGCGTAA
- a CDS encoding VapC toxin family PIN domain ribonuclease — MGVILDSSEIIALERNRGMVENLVAGREDEPFGISVVTVAELLHGVERADSEIRRIRRQAFVEKVIELFPVYPFDNSVARIYARIWASLIQRGFTVGAHDLIIAATAISLDYTVITANRRDFEKIEGLRLEVRQEK, encoded by the coding sequence ATGGGAGTAATCCTTGACTCCTCCGAGATCATCGCCCTGGAAAGAAATCGCGGAATGGTCGAGAATCTCGTGGCTGGTCGCGAAGACGAACCCTTCGGCATCAGCGTTGTCACTGTCGCTGAGCTTCTTCATGGCGTCGAACGCGCTGACTCCGAAATCCGCAGGATCCGCCGGCAGGCTTTTGTTGAAAAGGTGATAGAACTGTTCCCTGTGTACCCCTTTGATAACAGTGTTGCGCGCATCTACGCGAGAATATGGGCCTCGCTCATACAGCGCGGCTTTACGGTTGGTGCGCACGACTTAATCATTGCCGCGACGGCTATTTCTCTCGATTATACAGTCATTACTGCGAACCGGCGTGATTTCGAAAAAATTGAAGGATTGCGACTGGAAGTGCGACAGGAGAAGTGA
- a CDS encoding MFS transporter: MNHPMRRPERGISESEARQLLEESEYGILSTCGADGQPYGLPLSYCVIDNAIYFHCAQAGHKIENLAADSRVSFCVVGKTEVLPESFSTRYESVIVFGRAVEVLDAEKQQALEGLLRKYSAPFLAEGLAYVAAKWEKTKVIRIDIDQISGKARRI, from the coding sequence ATGAATCATCCCATGCGCCGCCCGGAACGCGGCATCAGTGAAAGTGAAGCCCGGCAACTCCTGGAAGAGAGCGAATACGGCATCCTCTCTACCTGCGGAGCCGACGGTCAGCCGTACGGCCTCCCCCTCAGTTATTGTGTCATCGACAATGCCATTTACTTTCACTGCGCCCAGGCCGGGCACAAGATCGAAAATCTTGCCGCCGACAGCCGGGTCTCCTTCTGCGTGGTCGGGAAGACCGAGGTGCTGCCGGAAAGCTTCTCCACCCGCTACGAAAGCGTCATCGTCTTTGGCCGGGCTGTCGAGGTCCTGGACGCAGAGAAGCAGCAGGCCCTCGAAGGGCTGCTGCGGAAATATTCCGCCCCCTTCCTTGCCGAGGGGCTGGCCTATGTTGCCGCCAAGTGGGAGAAGACCAAGGTTATTCGTATCGATATCGACCAGATCAGCGGCAAGGCGCGGCGCATCTGA
- a CDS encoding type II toxin-antitoxin system RelE/ParE family toxin has product MAGLKWTLKAVGDLELIYDYIAADSPWYARIQVERLYKSVEHLRTFPEAGRHLPEFPQRPHREVINGAYRCIYRYEEQSDTVFVITVVHGSRLLTAQLLDPPT; this is encoded by the coding sequence ATGGCAGGGCTGAAGTGGACGCTCAAGGCGGTTGGTGACCTTGAGCTGATTTACGATTATATTGCTGCCGACTCCCCGTGGTACGCCCGCATCCAGGTAGAGAGACTGTACAAGTCGGTCGAACACCTCAGAACCTTCCCCGAAGCCGGCCGTCACTTGCCGGAATTTCCGCAACGCCCACATCGTGAAGTCATCAACGGTGCTTATCGCTGCATCTATCGTTATGAAGAGCAGAGCGATACCGTCTTTGTAATAACGGTCGTGCATGGCAGCCGTCTGTTGACCGCACAACTCCTTGATCCGCCGACTTAG